The Streptococcus mitis genome has a segment encoding these proteins:
- the gor gene encoding glutathione-disulfide reductase, with the protein MREYDIIAIGGGSGGIATMNRAGEHGAKAAVIEEKKLGGTCVNVGCVPKKIMWYGAQIAETFHQFGEDYGFKTTDLNFDFATLRRNREAYIDRARSSYDGSFKRNGVDLIEGHAEFVDSHTVSVNGELIRAKHIVIATGAHPSIPNIPGAELGGSSDDVFAWEGLPESVAILGAGYIAVELAGVLHTFGVKTDLFVRRDRPLRSFDSYIVEGLVKEMERTNLPLHTHKVPVKLEKTTDGITIHFEDGTSHTASQVIWATGRRPNVKGLQLEKAGVTLNERGFIQVDEYQNTVVEEIYALGDVTGEKELTPVAIKAGRTLSERLFNGKTTAKMDYSTIPTVVFSHPAIGTVGLTEEQAIKEYGQDQIKVYKSSFASMYSAVTSNRQESRFKLITAGSEEKVVGLHGIGYGVDEMIQGFAVAIKMGATKADFDATVAIHPTASEEFVTMR; encoded by the coding sequence ATGAGAGAATACGATATCATTGCTATCGGTGGAGGTAGCGGAGGAATTGCTACCATGAACCGTGCTGGTGAACACGGAGCCAAAGCGGCCGTTATTGAGGAAAAGAAATTAGGTGGAACCTGTGTCAACGTCGGTTGTGTTCCTAAAAAAATCATGTGGTACGGGGCGCAAATCGCTGAGACTTTCCATCAATTTGGAGAAGACTACGGCTTTAAGACTACTGATCTTAACTTTGACTTTGCTACCCTACGTCGCAATCGTGAAGCCTATATTGATCGTGCTCGTTCTTCTTATGATGGCAGTTTTAAACGCAACGGAGTAGACTTGATTGAAGGCCATGCTGAATTTGTAGATTCTCATACTGTCAGCGTAAATGGTGAACTGATTCGTGCTAAACATATCGTGATTGCTACTGGTGCCCATCCAAGTATTCCAAATATTCCTGGTGCTGAGCTAGGTGGCTCTTCTGATGATGTATTTGCTTGGGAAGGATTACCAGAGTCAGTTGCTATTCTAGGCGCGGGTTATATCGCCGTTGAATTGGCTGGAGTACTCCACACCTTTGGTGTCAAGACAGACCTCTTTGTTCGTCGTGATCGTCCTTTACGTAGTTTTGATTCTTACATCGTTGAAGGTCTGGTAAAGGAAATGGAAAGAACAAACTTGCCACTTCATACTCACAAAGTCCCTGTCAAGTTAGAAAAAACTACTGATGGCATTACCATTCATTTCGAGGATGGTACTAGTCACACAGCTAGTCAAGTTATCTGGGCTACTGGTCGCCGTCCAAACGTTAAGGGCTTGCAACTTGAAAAAGCTGGAGTAACTCTGAACGAACGTGGCTTTATCCAAGTGGATGAATACCAAAATACTGTTGTTGAGGAAATCTACGCTCTAGGTGATGTAACGGGAGAGAAAGAACTGACTCCAGTTGCAATCAAGGCTGGGCGTACCCTATCTGAACGTCTCTTTAACGGAAAAACTACTGCTAAAATGGACTACTCAACTATTCCAACTGTCGTCTTTTCACACCCTGCTATCGGAACTGTTGGTTTGACAGAAGAACAAGCTATCAAAGAATATGGTCAAGACCAAATCAAGGTTTACAAATCAAGCTTTGCATCTATGTACTCTGCCGTTACTAGCAATAGACAAGAATCCCGTTTCAAATTGATCACAGCTGGTTCAGAAGAAAAAGTTGTCGGACTTCATGGAATTGGCTACGGCGTTGATGAAATGATTCAAGGATTTGCTGTTGCTATCAAAATGGGAGCAACCAAGGCTGACTTTGACGCAACTGTGGCGATTCACCCAACTGCATCCGAAGAATTTGTAACCATGCGTTAA
- a CDS encoding efflux RND transporter periplasmic adaptor subunit, giving the protein MMKKNGKAKKWQLYAAIGAASVVVLGAGGILLFRQPSQTTVKDEPTHLVVAKEGSVESSVLLSGTVTAKNEQYVYFDASKGDLDEILVSVGDKVSEGQALVKYSSSEAQAAYDSASRAVAKADRHINELNQARNEAASAPAPQLPTPAGGEGAAGQTPAPVSGNAVSSIDAQLGDARDARADAAAQLSKAQSQLDAMTVLSTLEGTVVEVNRNVSKSPTGASQVVVHVVSNENLQVKGELSEYNLANLSVGQEVTFTSKVYQDKSWTGKISYISDYPKNNGEAASAATAAAGGNSGSKYPYTIDVTSEIGDLKQGFSVSVEVKNKSKAILVPLTSVVTENDKNYVWVLDEQKKAKKVEVGLGNADADNQEITSGLTNGVKVISNPTSSLEEGKEVKADEATN; this is encoded by the coding sequence ATTATGAAGAAGAATGGTAAAGCTAAAAAGTGGCAATTGTATGCAGCAATCGGTGCTGCCAGTGTAGTTGTATTAGGTGCTGGGGGGATTTTGCTCTTTAGACAACCATCTCAGACCACGGTAAAAGATGAGCCTACTCATCTTGTTGTTGCCAAGGAAGGAAGCGTGGAGTCCTCTGTTTTATTGTCAGGGACAGTAACAGCAAAAAATGAACAATATGTTTATTTTGATGCTAGTAAGGGAGATTTAGATGAAATCCTTGTTTCTGTGGGTGATAAGGTCAGCGAAGGACAGGCTTTAGTCAAGTACAGTAGTTCAGAAGCCCAGGCGGCCTATGATTCAGCTAGCCGAGCAGTAGCTAAGGCAGATCGTCATATCAATGAACTCAATCAAGCACGAAATGAAGCTGCTTCAGCTCCGGCTCCACAGTTGCCAACGCCAGCAGGAGGCGAAGGAGCTGCAGGGCAAACTCCAGCTCCAGTCTCAGGAAATGCAGTGTCATCTATTGATGCACAACTAGGTGATGCTCGTGATGCTCGTGCAGATGCAGCAGCACAATTAAGCAAGGCTCAAAGTCAGTTGGATGCAATGACGGTTCTCAGTACCTTAGAGGGAACTGTGGTCGAAGTCAACCGTAATGTTTCTAAATCTCCAACTGGAGCTAGCCAGGTGGTAGTTCATGTCGTTAGCAATGAAAACTTGCAAGTTAAGGGGGAACTATCTGAATATAACCTTGCCAACCTCTCTGTAGGACAAGAAGTAACCTTTACTTCTAAAGTTTACCAAGATAAGAGCTGGACCGGTAAGATTAGCTACATTTCTGACTACCCTAAAAACAATGGTGAAGCAGCAAGTGCAGCTACTGCCGCAGCAGGTGGTAATTCTGGTTCTAAATATCCATATACCATCGATGTTACAAGTGAAATCGGTGACTTGAAACAAGGATTCTCAGTAAGTGTTGAGGTTAAGAATAAGAGTAAAGCTATTCTGGTTCCTTTAACAAGTGTTGTGACTGAAAATGATAAGAACTATGTCTGGGTACTTGACGAGCAGAAAAAGGCCAAGAAAGTGGAAGTTGGTTTGGGCAATGCTGATGCAGACAACCAAGAAATCACTTCAGGTCTGACAAATGGAGTCAAGGTCATCAGTAACCCAACGTCTTCTCTAGAGGAAGGAAAAGAGGTGAAGGCTGATGAAGCAACTAATTAG
- a CDS encoding ABC transporter ATP-binding protein: protein MKQLISLKNICRSYRNGDQELQVLKNINLEVNEGEFVAIMGPSGSGKSTLMNTIGMLDTPTSGEYYLEGQEVAGLGEKQLAKVRNQEIGFVFQQFFLLSKLNALQNVELPLIYAGVSASKRRKLAEEYLDKVELTERSHHLPSELSGGQKQRVAIARALVNNPSIILADEPTGALDTKTGNQIMQLLVELNKEGTTIIMVTHEPEIAAYAKRQIVIRDGVISSDSAQLEKEEN from the coding sequence ATGAAGCAACTAATTAGTCTAAAAAATATCTGCAGAAGCTACCGTAACGGTGACCAAGAACTGCAGGTTCTCAAAAATATCAACCTAGAAGTGAATGAGGGTGAATTTGTTGCCATCATGGGACCATCCGGTTCAGGTAAGTCAACCCTCATGAACACCATTGGGATGTTGGATACACCAACCAGTGGAGAGTATTATCTTGAAGGCCAAGAAGTGGCTGGACTTGGTGAAAAACAACTAGCCAAAGTTCGAAATCAAGAGATTGGATTTGTTTTTCAACAGTTCTTTCTCTTGTCTAAGCTTAATGCTCTTCAAAATGTAGAATTACCCTTAATTTACGCAGGAGTTTCGGCTTCAAAACGTCGCAAGTTAGCTGAGGAATATCTAGATAAGGTTGAATTGACTGAGCGTAGTCACCATTTACCTTCGGAATTATCTGGTGGTCAAAAGCAACGTGTCGCTATTGCGCGTGCCTTGGTAAACAATCCTTCTATTATCCTAGCGGACGAACCGACAGGAGCCTTGGATACCAAAACAGGTAATCAAATCATGCAACTATTGGTTGAACTAAATAAAGAAGGAACAACCATTATCATGGTAACGCATGAGCCTGAGATCGCTGCTTATGCCAAACGCCAGATTGTCATTCGAGATGGAGTTATTTCATCTGATAGTGCTCAGTTAGAAAAGGAGGAAAACTAA
- a CDS encoding ABC transporter permease → MQNLKFAFSSIMAHKMRSFLTMIGIVIGVSSVVVIMALGDSMSRQVNKTMTKSQKNIHVFFSPIKSKDGSFTQKQSALTVSGKEEEVFVEPPKPQEAWVKEAANLKGVDSYYLTNSTNVTLTYKDKKVEHANMTGGNVTYMDAVENEIIEGRGLREQDYKDFASVIILDDELAKSLFGSAKDALNQIVEVNEISYRVIGVYESKEAKAAKTFGVGGLPITTNISLAVNFNTDEISNIVFRVNDTSLSQTLGPELARRMTEIAGLQQGEYQVADATEAFNEVQQMFGFITTIISAIAGISLFVGGTGVMNIMLVSVTERTREIGLRKALGATRANILIQFLIESMILTLLGGVIGLTIATGLTAIAGLLLQGLIAGIEVGVSIPVALFSLAVSASVGMIFGVLPANKASKLDPIEALRYE, encoded by the coding sequence ATGCAGAATCTGAAATTTGCCTTTTCATCCATTATGGCCCACAAGATGCGTTCTTTCTTAACCATGATTGGGATTGTTATCGGTGTTTCCTCAGTTGTTGTGATTATGGCTCTAGGTGATTCCATGTCTCGTCAGGTCAATAAAACCATGACCAAGTCACAGAAGAATATTCATGTTTTTTTCTCGCCAATTAAAAGTAAAGATGGTTCTTTTACCCAAAAACAATCAGCTTTGACAGTTTCTGGGAAAGAAGAGGAAGTTTTTGTTGAACCACCAAAACCTCAAGAAGCTTGGGTCAAGGAAGCTGCTAATCTCAAGGGAGTGGATAGCTACTATTTAACCAACTCGACGAATGTTACCTTAACCTATAAGGATAAAAAGGTCGAACACGCTAACATGACAGGTGGAAATGTCACTTATATGGATGCGGTCGAAAATGAAATCATTGAAGGTCGTGGTCTTAGAGAGCAAGATTATAAAGATTTTGCAAGTGTGATTATCCTAGATGATGAACTAGCCAAGAGCCTTTTTGGTTCAGCAAAAGATGCACTCAATCAGATTGTTGAAGTAAATGAAATCAGCTACCGTGTTATTGGTGTCTATGAAAGTAAAGAAGCTAAGGCTGCAAAAACCTTTGGAGTCGGAGGACTACCAATTACGACTAATATTTCTCTTGCGGTCAATTTTAACACAGACGAGATTTCAAATATTGTCTTTCGTGTTAATGATACCAGCTTGAGCCAGACTTTGGGGCCAGAGTTGGCAAGAAGAATGACGGAGATTGCTGGTCTCCAACAAGGGGAGTATCAGGTAGCAGATGCAACAGAAGCCTTCAACGAAGTTCAACAAATGTTCGGCTTTATAACTACGATTATTAGTGCCATTGCGGGGATTTCCCTCTTTGTTGGTGGGACTGGTGTTATGAACATCATGCTGGTTTCGGTGACGGAGCGTACGCGTGAGATTGGTCTCCGTAAGGCTTTGGGTGCAACGCGTGCCAATATTTTAATTCAGTTTTTGATTGAATCCATGATTTTGACTTTGCTAGGCGGAGTTATTGGTCTAACCATTGCGACAGGCTTAACAGCTATAGCTGGTCTACTCTTGCAAGGATTGATAGCTGGTATAGAAGTAGGAGTGTCAATCCCG